Genomic segment of Ignavibacteriales bacterium:
ACACTACAATTTTTGGAACACCAACTTGACGTGCAAGCAAAATGTGTTCGCGTGTCTGTGGCATAGGACCATCTGTTGCGGCAACTACAAGAATTGCACCGTCCATTTGAGCAGCACCAGTGATCATGTTCTTAACGTAATCTGCGTGACCTGGACAGTCAACGTGAGCATAGTGCCTGTTTGCAGTTGAATATTCAACGTGAGCAGTAGCGATAGTAATACCTCTTTCTCTTTCTTCAGGTGCGTTATCGATACTGTCAAATGTTCTTATTTGAGATAAACCTTTTTTTGCTAGTGCCATGGTGATTGCTGCAGTAAGAGTAGTTTTACCATGGTCGACGTGTCCGATAGTACCAATATTAACGTGAGGTTTACTACGGTCAAATTTTTCTTTTGCCATCTTAAATACTCTCCTTAATGTGTTTTATTTCTTTAATGATTTATTTATTGTCTAATAAGATTCAACATGTTTCTTCGCTTGAGATTTTTCCTGAATCTCTTCGGCAACAGATTTTGGTACTTCGGAATAATGTGCAAACTGCATTGAGTAAATCGCACGTCCTTGTGTGGCAGATCTTAGTGTAGTAGCATAACCAAACATTTGTGCTAATGGAACCATTGCTTTAATAACCTGCGCATCTTTTCTGGAAGTGAAACCTTCAATCTTTCCTCTTCTTGAATTTAGATCGCCCATAACATCGCCTAAATATTCTTCAGGAGTAATAACTTCTACACTCATCATTGGTTCAAGTAAAATAGGATTAGCTTTTAGTGCACCTTGTTTAAATGCCATTGAAGCAGCGACTTTAAATGAAATTTCATCCGAATCAACATCATGGTAAGAACCATCGTATAATCTTGCTTTTACATCAACAACGGGATAACCAGCCAAAACACCATTTCTCATAGAGTCCTGTAAACCATGCATAATAGGATTAATATATTCTTTTGGCACTACTCCACCAACAATATCATTTTCAAATTCAAAACCTTTTCCAGGTTCATTCGGAGAAAGTTCAATCCAAACATGTCCATATTTTCCACGACCGCCGGATTGTTTAACAAATTTACCTTCAGCCTGAACTGTTTTAGAAATTGTTTCTCTATAAGCAACCTGAGGTTTACCAACATTAGCTTCTACTTTAAATTCGCGTTTCATTCTATCAACAAGAATTTCGAGATGTAATTCACCCATTCCGCTAATTAGAGTCTGACCAGTTTCATCATCAACTTTTACTTTAAATGTTGGATCTTCATCAGAAAGTTTTGCTAATGATTCAGAAAGTTTATCCTGATCCGCTTTAGTTTTAGGTTCAATTGCAATTTGAATTACAGGTTCTGGGAATACCATTTTCTCGAGAACAATAGCATCCTCTTCTGTACAAAGAGTATCTCCGGTTCTTGTGTGTTTCAAACCAACAATTGCAGCAATATCACCACATCTAATTTCTTCTAAATCTTCTCTTGTGTTAGCATGCATCTGAAGAACACGACTAACTCTTTCTTTTTTATCAGAGACAGAATTAAAAATATAAGAACCGGCTTTTAATTCACCTGTGTAAACTCTAATAAATGTTAACTTTCCTACATATGGATCTGTCATAATCTTAAAAGCAAGAGCAGCAAATTTTTCATTGGGAGATATTTTTCTTTCAATGTGATCATTCTTAAAAATATGATGAGCAGAGAGCGCTCCTGAATCTAAAGGAGATGGCAGAAAATCCACAACAGCATCAAGCAGCTGCTGAACGCCTTTATTCTTAAACGATGATCCGCATAATACAGGAATAATTTTCCCTTGAATTGTAGCTTCACGTAATACGTTTTTAATTTCTGCTTCAGAAATTTCTTTACCTTCAAGATATTTTCCCAATAATGTATCATCAACATCTGATACAGCTTCAAGCATTTCTGTTCTATATTTTTGAGTTAATGCTAACAGATCAGTAGGTATATCTACAATTTCGAATTCAGCACCAAGAGATTCTTCAATAAACATTATTGCTTTCATTTTCATTAGATCGATAATGCCTCTAAAGAGATCGCCTTCACCAACAGGTAAATTAAGTGGTACAGCAGGGGCTCCTAATTTTTCTTTCATCATTTGAACAGCATGGAAAAAATCAGCTCCTACTCTATCCATTTTATTTACAAAAGAAATTCTTGGAACATTATATTTATCAGCTTGTCTCCAAACCGTCTCTGATTGTGGTTCCACTCCGCCAACAGCACAAAAAAGTGCAATAGCACCATCAAGAACTCTCAGAGATCTTTCAACTTCAACAGTAAAATCAACGTGCCCGGGAGTATCAATAATATTTATTTGATGATCTCTCCAAAATGTTGTGGTAGCAGCACTCGTAATTGTTATTCCTCTTTCTTTTTCCTGTTCCATCCAATCCATAGTTGCTGCACCATCATGAACCTCACCCATTCTGTGTAATTTTCCAGTATAATATAGAATGCGTTCAGTTGTAGTGGTCTTTCCAGCATCAATATGAGCCATGATACCAATATTTCTTACTCTATTTATTTCGACACGTTTTGACATCTAACTTAATAATTCCTTTCAACTACCATTTAAAATGTGCAAAAGCTTTATTCGCTTCTGCCATACGATGTGTATCATCTTTTTTCTTAACTGCAGAACCTTCACCGTTTGCAGCAGCCATTAATTCTGATGCAACCTTTAATGCCATAGATTTATCTTTACGATCTCGTGCATATGTTTTGATCCAACGAAATGCTAATGCAGTCCTTCTTTCAGGTCTTACTTCCATTGGTACTTGATATGTAGCTCCACCAACTCTTCTACTTCTAACTTCTACCAAAGGCTGAACATTCTGTACCGCTTTCTTAAAAACATCTAGAGCAGGTTTCTTTGTTTTTTGTTCAATCAAACCGAAGCTATTGTAGACAATAGTCCTTGCTGTAGATTTTTTACCATCCCACATCAAATAGTTAATGAATTTCGAAACTAGTATATCATTATACTTTGGATCTGGTTTTAAATATCTTTTCTCTGATCTTTTTTTTCTCATAGTAATTATTTTACTTTAGGTTTTTTAGTACCGTATTTAGATCTGCTTTTTTTCCTATCTTCAACACCACTTGTATCTAATGTACCTCTGATAATATGATAGCGTACACCTGGTAAATCTTTAACTCTACCGCCTCTAATTAAAACTATAGAATGCTCTTGTAAATTGTGACCTTCACCTGGAATATATGCAGTAACTTCCATTCCATTTGTTAATCTTACTCTTGCAACTTTTCTTAATGCTGAATTTGGTTTTTTAGGAGTCGTAGTATAAACTCTTGTACAAACACCTCTTTTCTGCGGACACGCATCTAATGCCGGAGCCTTATTTTTTGAGGTTACAACTACTCTTCCTTTTCTAACCAACTGGTTTATCGTTGGCACGCAAATTCCTCCAAAATTATACTTTTTGATAAAAATTCAGACTTTGAATTTATTGATAATCGCTTGAATTGTCAAGCAAGCCTGTTCTAATTTTTTAACTTTTATACATTATGCTGATTCTTTTTCTGCATCTATTTCTTCTTTAACAACTGTAGATTCAGTTTCATCAGCAGTTAATATTATGCTACGGTATTTCTTCAACCCAGTTCCAGCAGGTATAAGATGTCCCATAACAACATTTTCTTTCAAACCAATTAAATTATCAACCTTAGCTTCAGTTGCTGCATTTGTTAATACTTTTGTTGTTTCTTGGAATGATGCTGCTGAAATAAAACTCTCAGTTGAAAGCGCTGCATGAGTAATACCTAACAAAATATTATCAAATGTTGCAGGTTCTGCATCGCGAGTTTTAATAAGCTTTTTACTTTTTCTAGTTAAATCAGAATTAATTTCTCTTAGTTTCGTTTTAGTAAGAAGCTGAGCCATTTTAGACTTTGATTGTCCAGGATCTTCTATATAAACCATCTGTTTAACTTTTTCATTTTCTTCGATGAATTTATTTCTATCAACTAAATCCTCTTCGATGAAAATAGTATCACCAGCAGAAATTACTTGAAGCTTTTGTAGCATTTGTCGTACGATAACTTCAATATGCTTGTCGTTGATCTTAACACCTTGTAAACGGTAAACATCTTGAATTTCATTTACTAAATATTCCTGTACTGCATTAGTCCCTTTAATTTTTAATATATCATGAGGATCAATCGGACCGTCTGTTATTTTTTCGCCAGCAGGAATTTCATCACCTTCCTGAACAAGAATATGTTTACCATAAGAAACATTGTAAATTTTCTGAATAGAACAGTCTAATGATTCAATAATAATTTCACGCGAACCTTTCTTACGTACACCAAATTTAACTTTACCTTCAATCTCAGAAACGACTGCTGGATCATGCGGACTCCTTGCTTCAAAAAGTTCTGTAACTCGAGGTAAACCGCCAGTGATATCACGTGATTTAGTTGAAGATTTTGAAATCTTAGCAAGGATTGTTCCTGCTTGAATCTCTTCGCCTTCTTCAACGGATAGATATGCACGTGTTGGAATATTAAATACTTTTTCATTTCCCTTATTATCTTTGACAAGAATACTTGGTGTTAAAGTTTTATCCTTTGATTCGATTACAACTTTTTGAACGTGACCGGTTTGTTCATCAGCAACTTGCTGAATTGTAACGTTGTCTAATAAATCTATAAATGAAACTTTACCTGCATTATCAGCAACGATTACAGAGTTGTATGGATCGTGATTGTAAAGCGGTTGACCTTTTTTAATTTCTTGTTCTTCAGAAACCAATAATTCTGCACCGTAAGGAATCTCAAATTTCTTGATCTGTCTATTATCTTCATCGTAAAGTCCGATTGATCCTCTACGACCGATAACTACTTTTACTTTTCCAAAGAAATCAGTTTTTTCGACAAATGTAATTCTATCAAACTTAACCGTGCCGTTTACATTTGCTTCAACTTGTGATTGAGATGCAATACGTGATGAAGTTCCACCCAAGTGGAATGTACGCAATGTTAATTGTGTACCGGGTTCACCGATTGATTGAGCCGCAATAATTCCTACAGCTTCGCCGTTTTCTACAAGCTGACCTGTAGTTAAATTACGTCCATAACATTTTGCACAAACACCGCGTTTAGCTTCGCATGTTAGAACTGTTCGGATATAAACTTGATCAATATTTGCTTCATCTATTTTTTCTGCAATATCTTCAGTAATCACCTCGCCTGCTTCTATCAATAAATCATCTGTACGGGGATCATAAATATCTTCTTGTGCTACACGACCGATAATTCTTTCTGCCAATGGTTCTCTTTCAAGTTCTATATCTTTAAGAGCGGAAATGTAAACACCTCTAATAGTACCGCAATCTAATTCAGTAATAATAACATCTTGAGCAACATCGCATAAACGGCGAGTTAAATAACCAGCATCTGCTGTTTTCAAAGCTGTATCTGCTAACCCTTTACGAGCACCGTGAGTAGAAATAAAATATTCCAGTACAGACAATCCTTCTTTGAAATTCGCAACAATAGGATTCTCAATAATTTCTCCGGATTGACCAGTTAAACTTTTTTGCGGTTTCATCATCAAGCCACGCATACCGGCAAGCTGACGAACTTGATCTTGCGAACCTCTTGCACCTGAATCAACCATCATATGCAATGAATTGAATCCGCCTTGATCGGTTTTGATTCTATCCATTAATGATTTTGCAACGTTGTTTGTAGTATGAGTCCAGACGTCAACAATCTTATTATATCTTTCTGCGTCTGTAATCAAACCTTGTTCGTGTTCACTAAGAATGCCGGATACTTTTTTATTTGAATCGTCAATCAATTTTACTTTTTCATCAGGAACAATCATATCGCTGAAACTGATAGAGATTCCTGCTGCTGTTGCATAACGGTAACCGAGCTCTTTAAGATCATCCAAGAATTTTGCAGTTGCTTCGTTACCGATTTTAATAAACATTTTATAAATAAATCCCGAGAAACTTTTCTTAACAAGTAACTCGTTAATGTAGCCCATTTCTTTTGGAACAATTTCATTATAAATTACACGTCCGACTGTAGTTTCTACAAATTCTTTATCAATTTTTACTTTTACCTTCGCATGAAGATCAACTACTTTAGAATTGTATGCGATCTGCACTTCTTCAATACTACCAAATATTTTACCTTCACCTTTTGCACCGGCACGAACTTTTGTCAAATAATAGAGTCCTAAAACTATATCTTGAGATGGGAGAACGATAGGCAAACCATTTTGTGGAGATAAAATATTATGACTACTTAACATTAAAATTGATGCTTCAAGTTGTGCTTCGTATGATAACGGAATGTGAACTGCCATTTGATCGCCATCAAAATCCGCATTGAATGCAGTACAAACTAACGGATGCAGTTGAATTGCTTTTCCATCTACTAAGATTGGTTGGAATGCTTGAATACCGAGACGGTGCAATGTAGGAGCGCGATTCAACATAACCGGATGACCGTCAATCAATTTTTCAAGAATATCCCAAATAGTTGCATCTTTTCTATCAACAGCTTTTCGTGCACTCTTTACTGTTTTGAAATTTCCACGTTCAATAAGTTTACGAATAATAAATGGTTTGAAAAGTTCAACTGCCATATCTTTCGGTAAACCGCACTGATGTAATTTCAATTCGGGACCAACAACAATAACAGAACGGCCTGAATAATCAACACGTTTACCAAGTAAGTTTTGACGGAAACGACCTTGCTTACCTTTCAACATATCACTGAGAGATTTCAACGGTCTGTTACCATCACTGCGAACTGCACTTGCTCTACGAGAATTATCGAACAATGCATCTACAGCTTCTTGAAGCATTCTCTTTTCGTTTCTAAGAATTACTTCCGGCGCTTTAATATCAATTAATCTTTTTAAACGATTGTTACGAATAATCACTCTTCTATAAAGATCGTTTAAATCTGATGTAGCAAATCTTCCGCCTTCAAGTGGAACAAGCGGACGAAGTTCCGGTGGAATTACCGGTACAACATTTAATACCATCCATTCCGGTTTGTTTGGAACTTTTCCTTCATATTCACGAAAAGCCTCAAGAACTCTTAATCTTTTTAATAAATCAGCGCGTTTTTGTTGAGATGTGTCAGGTCCAAGTTGAGATTTCAAATCAGCAAAAGTAACTTCAATATCAATCTTCTTTAATAATTCTTTAATTGCATCGCCGCCGATTCTAGCCAGAAACTTTTTCGGATCTTCATCTTCGAGAGAATCATTATCATGCGGAAGTGAACCCATAATTTCATAATACTGATCTTCAGAAATCAAATCCTTCTTACTCAAACCTGTTGGCCCGGGATTAATTACAACATAAGATTCATAATAAATAACCTTCTCAAGTTCTTTTGTGGTCATTCCAATTAAGTTACCAATCTTTGACGGTAACGCTTTGAAAAACCAAATATGAACAACAGGAACAGCAAGCTGAATGTGTCCCATTCTTTCACGACGAACACTCTTTAACGTAACTTCAACTCCGCAGCGGTCGCACACAATTCCTTTATAACGTATTCCTTTATATTTTCCGCATGCGCATTCCCAATCTTTAACGGGACCAAAAATTTTCTCGCAGAATAAACCATCTTTTTCAGGACGAAATGAACGATAGTTTATTGTTTCCGGTTTGGTAACTTCTCCGTGAGATCTTGATAAGATATCATCAGGGCTTGCCAAACTGATCGTCATTTTTTCGATCTGTCTAATCTTATTTTCTTGCGGTTTAAATCGCATTTTCTACTCCTTTAGTCAAACTCTTGGTTGATCCCGATTGAATTAAACTCAATCGGAATAGCTTAGTTAATTTTTATATCAAGACCGAGACCTTGAAGCTCTTTAATCAACACATTAAATGCTTCGGGAATATTTGGTTCAGGTAAATTTTCTCCTTTAACGATAGCCTCGTAGGTTTTTGCTCTTCCTGTTACATCATCGCTCTTCACTGTTAAGATTTCCTGAAGAACATGCGCAGCACCATAACCTTCGAGAGCCCAAACTTCCATTTCTCCAAATCTCTGACCGCCAAATTGAGCTTTACCGCCTAGAGGTTGTTGAGTAATAAGCGAGTAAGGACCAATGGAACGAGCATGAATCTTGTCATCAACCATATGGCCAAGCTTCATCATATATATATAACCGGTTGTAACTTTTAGATGGAATTTTTCTCCGCTTCTTCCATCGTACAACCAGGTTTTACTTCCTTCACTTAATTCCGCACTCTTCAACCAAGCTTCAACATCGCTTACTTTTGCGCCATCGAAAATTGGTGTTTCGAACTTAACGCCAAGTTTATTTCCAACCCATCCAAGAGCTGTTTCATATAATTGACCTAAGTTCATACGTGAAGGTACGCCAAGCGGATTTAGAACTATATCAACCGGAGTTCCGTCTTCATGATGTGGCATATCTTCAACGGGAACAACTTTTGCAACAACACCTTTGTTGCCGTGACGGCCAGCCATTTTATCACCTACAGAAACTTTTCTCTTCTTGGCTACATAAACTTTTGCAAGTTGAGTAATTCCCGGAGACAGTTCATCGCCGCTTTGTATTTTTAGTTTCTCGCGTTTGTAGTCTTCTTCTATTTCTGCTAAGAGTGTGAAATAGTTTGAATATAAATGCTTGATTAATTCGTTTGTGTTTTTTCTTTCGAACCAATCTTTTGTGTAATCTAATTTTGAAATATCCTCTATATCTGTAAATGTTTCATCCTTGATTGAGGTACCGCTTCTCAATACAACACTGCCGTCCAAATCACGAATACCCGAAGTTGTTTTTGCATGAGTAATTCGAGTTAATTTAGTTACCAGTTTGTTGTAATGATTTTCTTTTCGTTTCTTATAATCGGTTTCAAGATTATCCATCAATTTTTTTTCAACTTTCTTTGAATCAGCATCTTTTCTTTTTCGGCTGAATAATCTTGTTTTAATTACAACACCTTTCAATCCTGGAGGTGCTTTCAAAGATGCATCTTTCACATCGCCGGCTTTATCACCGAAGATTGCTTTTAATAATTTTTCTTCCGGAGTAGGATCTGTTTCACCTTTTGGGGTGATCTTGCCAATTAGAATATCACCTTCTTTAACTTCAGCGCCTTCTCTGACAATACCATGCTCATCCAAATCCTTTGTAGCTTCTTCACTAACGTTAGGAATATCTCTTGTTAATTCTTCTTCTCCACGTTTTGTTTCGCGAACTTGAAGTTCAAATTCCTCAATATGAATAGATGTAAACACATCATCAGCTACAAGTCGTTCACTTAAGACAATTGCATCTTCAAAATTATATCCGCGCCAAGGCATGAATGCAACCGATACGTTTCTTCCAAGTGCAAGTTCGCCTTTATCAATAGCAGGACCATCAGCTATGACTTCACCTTTTTTCAAACGTTGTCCGGTTACTACAATCGGTTTTTGATTAAAACATGTTTCCTGGTTGGTACCATTAAATTTTGTAAGAACATGTTCAACTCTTCTCTCGTCATCAAAACTTACTAATGTTTCAGGAGCGCTTTCATCAACATCATACTTAACAATAATTCTCTTTGAATCTGCATACTCAACAACACCGTTATCTTCAGCAATAATAATAGAACGTGAATCACGAGCAATTTTTTGTTCCATGCCGGTTCCAACAATTGGAGCTTGAGGAACAAGAAGCGGAACTGCTTGACGTTGCATATTAGATCCCATCAATGCTCTGTTTGCATCATCGTGCTCAAGGAATGGAATTAATGCAGCGGCAGCAGAAACAATTTGAGCAGGAGCTACATCCATATAATGAACTTCTTCCGGAGCAACAACAGGAAAATCACCGCGCTCTCTACATTTAACTCTATCTAAAACATAACGACCCTGGTCATCTAAAGGCGCATTCGCTTGTGCAATAATAAATTCATCTTCTTGATCAGCACTTAAAAAATCAATACTGTTAGAAACTTTTCCTTCTTTAACTTTTCTATATGGTGTTTCTAAAAATCCGTAGTGATTAACACGTGCAAAAATTGTAAGTGAAGAAATAAGGCCGATGTTCGGACCTTCAGGCGTTTCGATTGGACATAAACGGCCATAATGAGAATGGTGAACATCACGTACTTCGAAGCCTGCACGTTCACGTGTTAAACCGCCAGGTCCTAACGCAGAAATTCTTCTTTTGTGTGTAAGCTCTGAAAGCGGATTAGTTTGATCCATGAATTGCGAAAGCTGGTTAGTACCGAAGAATGCATTTATAACACTGCTTATAGTTCTTGCATTTACCAAATCTTGCGGCTGCATATTTTCGTTATCGCGTATGTTCATTCTTTCTTTTATTGTACGCGCCATTCTTGCTAAACCAACATTATATTGCTGCATTAACTGTTCGCCAACAGTTCTTACTCTTCTGTTACCTAAATGATCTATATCATCAACATTAACATTACCGTTTTTCAGTTTAATGATATTGTTCATGATTGCAATAATATCTTCCACCGTAAGCACTTTAATATTTTCTGGAACGTTGAGATTTAATTTGTCATTCATTCTAAAACGACCAACTTCACCCAGATCATATCTTTTCTCATTAAAAAATAATTTATCAATTAAACCAACAGCAGCATCAACATCAGGAGCTTCGCCCGAACGCAATTGTCTGTAAATTGCATATAGAGCTTCTTCTTTATTTGTTGATGTATCTTTTTTAAGTGTATTTATTATTAAGTCTTGTTCAAAAGTAGTTTCAATGCTTAGTAATTGAACTTTAGATACACCTGAGCCTTTTATACTTTCAATAATTTCTTCTGTTAATTCGGCATCTTTGGATGCATAAATTTCTCCGGTCGCTGTATCAATCACATCGTTAGCAACAATTCTTCCAATGTGTTTATCAATACTTAAATGTTTAACTGTTACTTCTTCAATAAGATTGAACAAATTTAAAATTTGTTCATCTGTTTCATAACCGAGAGCTCTTAATAAAGTTGTTGAAGGGAATTTTTTTCTGCGATCTATATAAACATAAAGTATATTATTAATGTCTGTTGCAAATTCAACCCATGAACCTCTGAATGGGATAATTCTTGCGGAGTAAATCGGGGTTCCGTTTGGATGTAAAGTTTGAGAGAAAGCAACACCGGGTGAACGATGTAATTGACTTACAATTACTCTTTCAGCACCGTTAATTATAAACGTACCTCGTCCTGTCATATAAGGAAGATTACCGAGATAAACTTCCTGTTCAACAGAATTTACATATTCGCCTGTTTCATCATCTTTAGTTGAAAGACGAAGTTTTGCTTTTAAAGGTGCAGAGTATGTTAATCCTCTCTCTTCACATTCTGCCATTGAAAAGCGGGGCTTCTCAATGTAATACTCAATAAAATCTAATCTGTAAAATTCTTTATTGTCGAAGATTGGGTAGTTGGTATTAAATACCGCTTGTAAACCTTTGTTTTCTCTTTGTGACGGTAAAACTTTTAATTGAATAAATTCTTCAAATGAATCTAACTGAATATTTAGAAGATCCGGAACTTTAACCGACTGAGAAAATTGAGCAAAGGTAATTCTTCCAGTGCTTTTGTTAATTTTTTGTTTTTCCAACCCTAACCTCCAATGTGGTTTTTGTCAATTTTTCTCTCATCAAAAAATGAAAGAAAGTGGCAAGACGGATTTTACCTTCTTGCCACTTCAATTTATATCGAATGAAGGGAATTGAATCAGTTTATTTAACTTGAACAGTCGCGCCAGCTGCTTCAAGTTCTTTTCTGATCTTTTCAGCTTCGTCTTTTGAAACTGCTTCCTTCACAGGTTTCGGTGCACCATCAACTAAATCTTTAGCTTCTTTTAAGCCGAGTCCTGTATGTGCACGAACAACCTTGATTACATTAATTTTGGTAGCGCCAGCTGCTTGAAGAATAACATCGAACTCAGTTTTTTCTTCAACGGGAGCTGCTGCTGCACCTGCAGCCGGTCCAGCCATCATCATTGGAGCTGCTGCGGTTACTCCGAATTCTTCTTCTAATGCTTTCTTTAATTCAGAAGCTTCAACAAGTGTAAGCGCTTTAATCTTTTCTACAATTTCAACAATTTTCTCTGACATTTTACTACTCCTATTACTTTAATTAATTATTCAAATTTATGATTGATTATGCAGCTTTCTTTTTCCCAACCTCATCAATAACACTAATGAGATCTCTGATAACTGCATTGATTGAACCGACAATTCCACTCGCTGGGGCTGCAATACTACCAACAATACCTGCCATGATTTCTTCTTTTGTAGGCATCGAAGCAATAGTATCCAATTGATCAGCACCGTAAAATGCTGATTCAATATAGCATCCTTTAAAAGTAAACTTTTTCGATTCATCAAAATATTTTTTAATGATCTTGGCAGGTGCAACAAAATTTTCACCAGCAAAAGCAACACCTGTCATTCCAACAAGTTGTGAATTGAATTTTTCAAATCCACCAACTTGTTCCAAAGCTTTTTTGAACAGAGTATTTTTTAGAACTTTGTAATTAATTCCATCTTTTCTAAAATTTGATCGCAGCTTATTAATATCAGCGACATTAACACCACGGTAATCAACAAGAAACATTGCAGAGGAATTTTTCACAAGCTTTTTAATCTGTTCAATTCTTTCGGCTTTTTCTTCCTTTTTCATCGTACTCCCAATCGGTTATAACTGCACACTTAATAATGTAGAAGCATTTATGAGTGCGTAAAATTTTATTTAATCGTGCTTTGTAGCAATGGTTGTTTCATCTTTAGTAATTTTTAAACCGGGACCCATAGTGGAGGAGAGATATAAACTTTTTACATATATTCCTTTAGCGGATGAAGGTCTCATTTTTATAATTGTTTGAAGAAAAGCTCTTGTATTTTCGGCAAGTTGTTCAACACTAAAATTCATTTTGCCGAGCGATGTATGAATTATTCCAGCTTTCTCAACTCTGAATTCGATTTTACCTGCTTTAACTTCCTTAACAGCTTTTGCTACATCGTTAGTTACTGTTCCACTTTTAGGATTAGGCATTAAACCTTTTGGACCTAAAACACGGCCAAGTTTACCAAGCTCGCCCATTGAATCCGGCGTAGCGACAATAACATCAACTTCAGCCCAACCGCCTTTAATTTTTTCGAGATATTCTTCAAACCCAGCAAATTCAGCACCGGCTTTTAAAGCTTCTTCTGCTTGTGCACCTTTTGC
This window contains:
- the rpoB gene encoding DNA-directed RNA polymerase subunit beta; the encoded protein is MEKQKINKSTGRITFAQFSQSVKVPDLLNIQLDSFEEFIQLKVLPSQRENKGLQAVFNTNYPIFDNKEFYRLDFIEYYIEKPRFSMAECEERGLTYSAPLKAKLRLSTKDDETGEYVNSVEQEVYLGNLPYMTGRGTFIINGAERVIVSQLHRSPGVAFSQTLHPNGTPIYSARIIPFRGSWVEFATDINNILYVYIDRRKKFPSTTLLRALGYETDEQILNLFNLIEEVTVKHLSIDKHIGRIVANDVIDTATGEIYASKDAELTEEIIESIKGSGVSKVQLLSIETTFEQDLIINTLKKDTSTNKEEALYAIYRQLRSGEAPDVDAAVGLIDKLFFNEKRYDLGEVGRFRMNDKLNLNVPENIKVLTVEDIIAIMNNIIKLKNGNVNVDDIDHLGNRRVRTVGEQLMQQYNVGLARMARTIKERMNIRDNENMQPQDLVNARTISSVINAFFGTNQLSQFMDQTNPLSELTHKRRISALGPGGLTRERAGFEVRDVHHSHYGRLCPIETPEGPNIGLISSLTIFARVNHYGFLETPYRKVKEGKVSNSIDFLSADQEDEFIIAQANAPLDDQGRYVLDRVKCRERGDFPVVAPEEVHYMDVAPAQIVSAAAALIPFLEHDDANRALMGSNMQRQAVPLLVPQAPIVGTGMEQKIARDSRSIIIAEDNGVVEYADSKRIIVKYDVDESAPETLVSFDDERRVEHVLTKFNGTNQETCFNQKPIVVTGQRLKKGEVIADGPAIDKGELALGRNVSVAFMPWRGYNFEDAIVLSERLVADDVFTSIHIEEFELQVRETKRGEEELTRDIPNVSEEATKDLDEHGIVREGAEVKEGDILIGKITPKGETDPTPEEKLLKAIFGDKAGDVKDASLKAPPGLKGVVIKTRLFSRKRKDADSKKVEKKLMDNLETDYKKRKENHYNKLVTKLTRITHAKTTSGIRDLDGSVVLRSGTSIKDETFTDIEDISKLDYTKDWFERKNTNELIKHLYSNYFTLLAEIEEDYKREKLKIQSGDELSPGITQLAKVYVAKKRKVSVGDKMAGRHGNKGVVAKVVPVEDMPHHEDGTPVDIVLNPLGVPSRMNLGQLYETALGWVGNKLGVKFETPIFDGAKVSDVEAWLKSAELSEGSKTWLYDGRSGEKFHLKVTTGYIYMMKLGHMVDDKIHARSIGPYSLITQQPLGGKAQFGGQRFGEMEVWALEGYGAAHVLQEILTVKSDDVTGRAKTYEAIVKGENLPEPNIPEAFNVLIKELQGLGLDIKIN
- the rplL gene encoding 50S ribosomal protein L7/L12, which produces MSEKIVEIVEKIKALTLVEASELKKALEEEFGVTAAAPMMMAGPAAGAAAAPVEEKTEFDVILQAAGATKINVIKVVRAHTGLGLKEAKDLVDGAPKPVKEAVSKDEAEKIRKELEAAGATVQVK
- the rplJ gene encoding 50S ribosomal protein L10; translation: MKKEEKAERIEQIKKLVKNSSAMFLVDYRGVNVADINKLRSNFRKDGINYKVLKNTLFKKALEQVGGFEKFNSQLVGMTGVAFAGENFVAPAKIIKKYFDESKKFTFKGCYIESAFYGADQLDTIASMPTKEEIMAGIVGSIAAPASGIVGSINAVIRDLISVIDEVGKKKAA
- the rplA gene encoding 50S ribosomal protein L1, translated to MKVTKRIKAVNKNIDRTKDYTVEEAIKLLKDNAKVKFTESLDCAMRLGVDPRHADQMVRGTVSLPHGTGKKVTVLVIAKGAQAEEALKAGAEFAGFEEYLEKIKGGWAEVDVIVATPDSMGELGKLGRVLGPKGLMPNPKSGTVTNDVAKAVKEVKAGKIEFRVEKAGIIHTSLGKMNFSVEQLAENTRAFLQTIIKMRPSSAKGIYVKSLYLSSTMGPGLKITKDETTIATKHD